One genomic window of Polyangium aurulentum includes the following:
- a CDS encoding cellulase family glycosylhydrolase — protein sequence MNRAHFFLVLGALPLAACGGGEAAPAPPEAPSCALSLPEPPTHRLAADGTLLRDGLGRIVFLRGINAGTRSKFAPYVPFDFEADGYDEALGRYLDRASAWGFSALRVPFSWAAVEPSKGMDDEVFLARYDALLEAAWKRRMWTIIDFHQDIYSEVYCGDGFPEWTVPDPHPAPHHDCPNWFLKYSQDADVKAAFDRFWSDDTGVRTAFGALWDRMAARHADRPGVIGFEIINEPSAGTANEKVWAETTLTDFYSEMAARIHEKAPDALVFFDATGTDAVGATTSIKKPAGSGLVFAPHWYDSGALFGGIASPKNGAAALARWAAKGAEWNIPVLIGESGARRDMETASEFFPVIYDAMDANGLHFTYWEYSDSKESWNAEDLSVIDYAGGEATAILDGIVRPFPRAVAGEAPAFHYDAAKRAFSLTYTATADGVTEISVPARAYPSGYRVEVTQGCVDASHEGVLLVESGAGANEIKIFPR from the coding sequence GTGAACCGAGCCCACTTCTTCCTGGTCCTTGGCGCGCTTCCCCTCGCAGCTTGCGGTGGCGGGGAAGCGGCGCCCGCGCCTCCGGAGGCGCCCTCCTGCGCCCTCTCGCTGCCCGAGCCGCCCACGCACCGCCTCGCCGCGGACGGCACCCTTCTTCGCGACGGCCTCGGCCGTATCGTGTTTCTGCGCGGCATCAACGCCGGCACGCGCAGCAAATTCGCCCCCTACGTGCCCTTCGATTTCGAGGCCGACGGGTACGACGAGGCCCTCGGCCGCTACCTCGATCGCGCCTCCGCGTGGGGCTTTTCCGCGCTGCGCGTCCCCTTCTCCTGGGCCGCGGTCGAGCCATCGAAGGGCATGGACGACGAGGTTTTCCTCGCCCGCTACGACGCCCTCCTCGAAGCCGCGTGGAAGCGGCGCATGTGGACCATCATCGATTTCCACCAGGATATCTATTCCGAGGTCTACTGCGGCGACGGATTCCCCGAATGGACCGTGCCCGATCCGCACCCCGCCCCGCACCACGATTGTCCCAACTGGTTCTTGAAATACAGCCAGGACGCCGACGTCAAGGCGGCTTTCGATCGTTTCTGGTCCGACGACACGGGCGTGCGCACGGCGTTCGGCGCGCTCTGGGATCGCATGGCGGCGCGCCACGCGGATCGTCCGGGCGTCATCGGGTTCGAGATCATCAACGAGCCCTCGGCGGGCACGGCCAACGAAAAGGTCTGGGCCGAGACCACGCTCACCGATTTCTACAGCGAGATGGCGGCGCGCATTCACGAAAAGGCGCCCGACGCGCTCGTCTTCTTCGACGCGACGGGCACCGATGCCGTCGGCGCCACGACCTCGATCAAGAAGCCCGCGGGCTCTGGCCTCGTGTTCGCGCCGCACTGGTACGACTCGGGCGCGCTCTTCGGCGGCATTGCCTCCCCCAAGAACGGCGCCGCGGCCCTCGCCCGATGGGCGGCCAAGGGCGCGGAGTGGAACATCCCCGTGCTCATCGGCGAGTCTGGCGCGCGCCGCGACATGGAGACCGCGAGCGAGTTTTTCCCGGTCATTTACGACGCGATGGATGCGAACGGCCTGCACTTCACGTACTGGGAGTACAGCGACTCGAAGGAGTCGTGGAACGCGGAGGATCTCTCGGTGATCGACTACGCCGGGGGGGAGGCGACGGCGATCCTCGACGGCATCGTCCGACCATTCCCGCGCGCCGTGGCCGGCGAGGCGCCCGCGTTCCATTACGACGCCGCCAAGCGAGCCTTCTCGCTCACCTACACGGCCACCGCGGACGGCGTGACCGAGATCTCCGTCCCGGCGCGCGCGTATCCCTCGGGATACCGCGTCGAGGTCACGCAGGGCTGCGTGGACGCATCACACGAGGGGGTCCTGCTCGTCGAGTCGGGCGCGGGCGCGAACGAGATCAAGATTTTTCCGCGCTGA
- a CDS encoding LysM peptidoglycan-binding domain-containing protein, whose translation MNTAQRLCAAAAAACMSIAISSSARAASPPEKLCPDDTDVAYTVVRDDTLWTIAARSYCLNEWPPLYFGVLELAEYNRAEIGWDYDHIHPGTVVCLPQRIKHRRWHGDRCASGAEEPTSGGAGVCGNGRREGGEICDGADVRGLTCEMLDKSPGRLACRSDCKGFDTKGCGHGGEAAVATVAPVNPCSTGPCGQCAQCCCSCGQGSGQGANGAADGADRKPAKPKKPLVVRVAAEITGGVALPLTSEMRDYIYRLVGVAGAGVRVTIGPFEIAPRGFFIYGDHGTRFNDIEQAQTIIGGGALVQAGIALDFGAFRLTPGLEAGWIYTKRTITLNEYPFAGQIETQTGHLPLAGVFLRPSYNFGPKQRVSVSLNLSADIILTRLGDNEVSTNISTMLLGGVGYAF comes from the coding sequence ATGAACACGGCCCAACGGCTCTGTGCAGCAGCGGCGGCCGCGTGCATGTCCATTGCAATATCGTCCTCTGCGCGCGCGGCGTCCCCCCCCGAGAAGCTTTGCCCTGACGACACGGACGTGGCGTACACCGTCGTCAGGGACGATACGTTGTGGACCATCGCAGCGCGCTCGTACTGCCTGAACGAGTGGCCGCCGCTCTATTTCGGCGTGCTGGAGCTCGCGGAGTACAACCGCGCCGAGATCGGCTGGGATTACGACCACATCCACCCGGGCACGGTCGTGTGCCTGCCGCAGCGGATCAAACACCGGAGGTGGCATGGCGACCGCTGCGCGAGCGGCGCGGAGGAGCCGACCTCCGGGGGAGCGGGCGTCTGCGGCAATGGCCGTCGCGAGGGCGGGGAGATCTGCGACGGCGCCGACGTCCGCGGGCTCACGTGCGAGATGCTGGACAAGTCCCCGGGGCGCCTCGCGTGCAGGAGCGATTGCAAGGGGTTCGACACGAAGGGATGCGGCCATGGTGGGGAAGCGGCCGTGGCGACGGTCGCTCCGGTGAATCCGTGCTCGACAGGGCCATGCGGACAGTGCGCGCAATGCTGCTGCTCATGCGGGCAGGGATCCGGGCAGGGGGCGAACGGCGCGGCCGACGGGGCCGATAGAAAGCCTGCAAAACCGAAGAAGCCGCTGGTCGTCCGGGTCGCCGCGGAGATCACGGGCGGCGTCGCGCTGCCGCTCACGAGCGAGATGCGCGATTACATCTACCGCCTCGTCGGGGTGGCCGGCGCGGGCGTGCGGGTGACGATCGGCCCGTTCGAGATTGCGCCGCGAGGTTTCTTCATTTACGGCGATCACGGGACGAGGTTCAACGACATCGAGCAGGCGCAGACGATCATCGGCGGCGGCGCGCTCGTGCAGGCGGGCATCGCGCTCGATTTCGGCGCGTTCAGGCTCACCCCCGGGCTCGAGGCCGGATGGATTTACACGAAGCGCACGATCACGCTGAACGAATATCCGTTCGCGGGCCAGATCGAGACCCAGACGGGGCACCTGCCGCTGGCGGGCGTCTTTCTGCGGCCTTCCTACAATTTCGGCCCCAAGCAACGCGTGAGCGTCTCGCTCAATCTATCTGCCGATATCATCTTGACCCGCCTCGGCGACAATGAAGTCTCGACGAACATCAGCACGATGCTGCTCGGAGGTGTAGGCTATGCGTTCTAG